From the genome of Argentina anserina chromosome 4, drPotAnse1.1, whole genome shotgun sequence, one region includes:
- the LOC126792020 gene encoding uncharacterized protein LOC126792020 isoform X2 produces the protein MYRTVATATTATRGGSPTDSGDSVVSLDQVPRWSNSEHRSSLEYDNEDPTFSNSYFPDPLTAQSGADSGLNAIISRFPVDHEINSKIYLWRGNPWNLEVDAVVNSTNENMDEAHCSPGLHAAAGPGLAEECAALGGCRTGMAKVTKAYDLPARRVIHTVGPKYAVKYHTAAENALSHCYRSCLELLIENGLQSIAMGCIYTEAKNYPREPAAHVAIRTVRRFLEKQKDKIAAVVFCTTTSTDTEIYKRLLPLYFPRDRLEEEVAMSKLPADVGDENGETIIDERKIRIKPLPKKAIARPPRAPVDLPVSDAGLVRRNSSHLDSFLDPAFMSLIKDPDQRRREQWEKTAQAQGGWNCAKMLGFGELGGPPLSAAEEYSLHSRYLAKANSLNLSEISEMKIVYRGGVDSEGRPVMVVVGAHFLLRCLDLERFVHYVVKEFEPIIQKPYTIVYFHSAASLQLQPDLGWMRRLQQILGRKHQRNLHAIYVLHPTFGLKAALFAMQLFVDNVKVVYVDRLLQLFRYVPREQLTIPDFVFQHDLEVNGGKGLIVDPRTKYVYHRP, from the exons ATGTACCGGACTGTGGCTACAGCTACAACTGCAACTCGAGGTGGATCTCCTACGGATAGTGGGGATTCTGTGGTGAGTTTGGATCAAGTGCCGCGGTGGAGCAACTCGGAGCATCGGTCCTCTTTGGAATATGACAATGAAGATCCCACCTTTTCGAATTCGTACTTCCCTGATCCTTTAACTGCTCAGTCAGGGGCTGATAGTGGTCTCAATGCGATTATTTCGAGGTTTCCTGTTGATCATGAGATTAATTCGAAGATATATTTGTGGAGGGGGAACCCTTGGAATCTTGAAGTTGATGCTGTAGTGAACTCTACAAATGAG AACATGGATGAAGCACACTGCAGCCCTGGCTTGCATGCTGCGGCTGGACCTGGTCTTGCAGAAGAATGTGCAGCATTG GGTGGATGCCGAACAGGGATGGCAAAGGTTACTAAAGCATATGACCTTCCAGCTAG GAGGGTTATCCATACTGTTGGTCCCAAGTATGCTGTGAAGTACCACACTGCTGCAGAAAATGCTCTGAGCCACTGCTACCGTTCTTGTCTTGAACTCCTCATTGAAAATGGGTTGCAAAG CATTGCAATGGGCTGTATATATACGGAGGCTAAGAACTATCCTCGTGAGCCAGCTGCTCATGTCGCTATCA GGACTGTGCGACGGTTTCTCGAGAAACAGAAGGATAAAATCGCAGCTGTTGTCTTTTGTACTACCACATCAACTGATACAGAAATCTACAAAAG ATTGCTTCCGCTTTACTTTCCTCGCGATAGACTTGAAGAGGAGGTTGCCATGTCAAAACTTCCTGCAGATGTAGGCGATGAAAATGGTGAGACGATTATAGATGAGCGAAAAATCAGGATAAAGCCTTTGCCCAAAAAAGCTATTGCAAGGCCACCAAGAGCTCCGGTTGATCTTCCTGTTAGTGATGCAGGCTTGGTACGGAG GAACTCATCACATTTGGATTCATTTCTGGATCCGGCTTTTATGTCTTTAATAAAAGATCCGGACCAGAGACGTAGGGAACAATGGGAAAAAACTGCTCAAGCCCAAGGTGGATGGAATTGTGCCAAAATGCTTGGGTTTGGTGAGCTTGGTGGACCTCCACTGTCTGCTGCAGAAGAATACTCGCTTCATTCAAGATACCTTGCTAAAGCAAACTCTCTCAATCTTTCAGAAATTTCAGAAATGAAAATTGT CTACCGAGGTGGAGTTGACAGCGAAGGTCGTCCTGTAATGGTAGTTGTGGGCGCACATTTTCTGCTGCGATGTCTTGATCTAGAACGATTTGTGCATTATGTTGTCAAG GAGTTTGAGCCCATAATACAGAAGCCATATACTATCGTGTACTTCCACTCTGCAGCATCTCTACAGCT TCAGCCAGACTTGGGGTGGATGAGAAGATTACAACAAATACTTGGTCGTAAACACCAACGTAATCTGCAT GCAATATATGTCCTCCACCCTACTTTCGGGCTTAAGGCGGCTCTGTTTGCTATGCAATTGTTTGTGGACAATGTG AAAGTGGTATATGTGGATAGGTTACTGCAGCTCTTCAGATATGTACCTCGTGAGCAGTTGACCATCCCCGACTTTGTTTTCCA GCACGATTTGGAAGTGAATGGTGGGAAGGGTCTAATCGTGGATCCAAGAACAAAGTATGTGTATCATCGTCCATAG
- the LOC126792020 gene encoding uncharacterized protein LOC126792020 isoform X1: MYRTVATATTATRGGSPTDSGDSVVSLDQVPRWSNSEHRSSLEYDNEDPTFSNSYFPDPLTAQSGADSGLNAIISRFPVDHEINSKIYLWRGNPWNLEVDAVVNSTNENMDEAHCSPGLHAAAGPGLAEECAALGGCRTGMAKVTKAYDLPARRVIHTVGPKYAVKYHTAAENALSHCYRSCLELLIENGLQSIAMGCIYTEAKNYPREPAAHVAIRTVRRFLEKQKDKIAAVVFCTTTSTDTEIYKRLLPLYFPRDRLEEEVAMSKLPADVGDENGETIIDERKIRIKPLPKKAIARPPRAPVDLPVSDAGLVRRNSSHLDSFLDPAFMSLIKDPDQRRREQWEKTAQAQGGWNCAKMLGFGELGGPPLSAAEEYSLHSRYLAKANSLNLSEISEMKIVYRGGVDSEGRPVMVVVGAHFLLRCLDLERFVHYVVKEFEPIIQKPYTIVYFHSAASLQLQPDLGWMRRLQQILGRKHQRNLHAIYVLHPTFGLKAALFAMQLFVDNVVWKKVVYVDRLLQLFRYVPREQLTIPDFVFQHDLEVNGGKGLIVDPRTKYVYHRP, translated from the exons ATGTACCGGACTGTGGCTACAGCTACAACTGCAACTCGAGGTGGATCTCCTACGGATAGTGGGGATTCTGTGGTGAGTTTGGATCAAGTGCCGCGGTGGAGCAACTCGGAGCATCGGTCCTCTTTGGAATATGACAATGAAGATCCCACCTTTTCGAATTCGTACTTCCCTGATCCTTTAACTGCTCAGTCAGGGGCTGATAGTGGTCTCAATGCGATTATTTCGAGGTTTCCTGTTGATCATGAGATTAATTCGAAGATATATTTGTGGAGGGGGAACCCTTGGAATCTTGAAGTTGATGCTGTAGTGAACTCTACAAATGAG AACATGGATGAAGCACACTGCAGCCCTGGCTTGCATGCTGCGGCTGGACCTGGTCTTGCAGAAGAATGTGCAGCATTG GGTGGATGCCGAACAGGGATGGCAAAGGTTACTAAAGCATATGACCTTCCAGCTAG GAGGGTTATCCATACTGTTGGTCCCAAGTATGCTGTGAAGTACCACACTGCTGCAGAAAATGCTCTGAGCCACTGCTACCGTTCTTGTCTTGAACTCCTCATTGAAAATGGGTTGCAAAG CATTGCAATGGGCTGTATATATACGGAGGCTAAGAACTATCCTCGTGAGCCAGCTGCTCATGTCGCTATCA GGACTGTGCGACGGTTTCTCGAGAAACAGAAGGATAAAATCGCAGCTGTTGTCTTTTGTACTACCACATCAACTGATACAGAAATCTACAAAAG ATTGCTTCCGCTTTACTTTCCTCGCGATAGACTTGAAGAGGAGGTTGCCATGTCAAAACTTCCTGCAGATGTAGGCGATGAAAATGGTGAGACGATTATAGATGAGCGAAAAATCAGGATAAAGCCTTTGCCCAAAAAAGCTATTGCAAGGCCACCAAGAGCTCCGGTTGATCTTCCTGTTAGTGATGCAGGCTTGGTACGGAG GAACTCATCACATTTGGATTCATTTCTGGATCCGGCTTTTATGTCTTTAATAAAAGATCCGGACCAGAGACGTAGGGAACAATGGGAAAAAACTGCTCAAGCCCAAGGTGGATGGAATTGTGCCAAAATGCTTGGGTTTGGTGAGCTTGGTGGACCTCCACTGTCTGCTGCAGAAGAATACTCGCTTCATTCAAGATACCTTGCTAAAGCAAACTCTCTCAATCTTTCAGAAATTTCAGAAATGAAAATTGT CTACCGAGGTGGAGTTGACAGCGAAGGTCGTCCTGTAATGGTAGTTGTGGGCGCACATTTTCTGCTGCGATGTCTTGATCTAGAACGATTTGTGCATTATGTTGTCAAG GAGTTTGAGCCCATAATACAGAAGCCATATACTATCGTGTACTTCCACTCTGCAGCATCTCTACAGCT TCAGCCAGACTTGGGGTGGATGAGAAGATTACAACAAATACTTGGTCGTAAACACCAACGTAATCTGCAT GCAATATATGTCCTCCACCCTACTTTCGGGCTTAAGGCGGCTCTGTTTGCTATGCAATTGTTTGTGGACAATGTG GTCTGGAAGAAAGTGGTATATGTGGATAGGTTACTGCAGCTCTTCAGATATGTACCTCGTGAGCAGTTGACCATCCCCGACTTTGTTTTCCA GCACGATTTGGAAGTGAATGGTGGGAAGGGTCTAATCGTGGATCCAAGAACAAAGTATGTGTATCATCGTCCATAG